In the Choloepus didactylus isolate mChoDid1 chromosome 5, mChoDid1.pri, whole genome shotgun sequence genome, one interval contains:
- the LRRC4 gene encoding leucine-rich repeat-containing protein 4: protein MKLLWQVTVHHTWNAVLLPVVYLTAQVWILCAAIAAAASAGPQNCPSVCSCSNQFSKVVCTRRGLSEVPQGIPSNTRYLNLMENNIQMIQADTFRHLHHLEVLQLGRNSIRQIEVGAFNGLASLNTLELFDNWLTVIPSGAFEYLSKLRELWLRNNPIESIPSYAFNRVPSLMRLDLGELKKLEYISEGAFEGLFNLKYLNLGMCNIKDMPNLTPLVGLEELEMSGNHFPEIRPGSFHGLSSLKKLWVMNSQVSSIERNAFDGLASLVELNLAHNNLSSLPHDLFTPLRYLVELHLHHNPWNCDCDILWLAWWLREYIPTNSTCCGRCHAPMHMRGRYLVEVDQASFQCSAPFIMDAPRDLNISEGRMAELKCRTPPMSSVKWLLPNGTVLSHASRHPRISVLNDGTLNFSHVLLSDTGVYTCMVTNVAGNSNASAYLNVSTAELNTSNYSFFTTVTVETTEISPEDTTRKYKPAPTTSTGYQPAYTTSTTVLIQTTRVPKQVVVPTAENGKVQTSLDEVMKTTKIIIGCFVAVTLLAAAMLIVFYKLRKRHQQRSTVTAARTVEIIQVDEDIPAAASTAATAAPSGVSGEGAVVLPTIHDHINYNTYKPAHGAHWTENSLGNSLHPTVTTISEPYIIQTHTKDKVQETQI, encoded by the coding sequence ATGAAGCTCTTGTGGCAGGTAACTGTGCACCACACCTGGAATGCCGTCCTGCTCCCCGTCGTCTACCTCACAGCGCAAGTGTGGATTCTGTGTGCAGCCATCGCTGCTGCTGCTTCAGCCGGGCCCCAGAACTGCCCTTCCGTCTGCTCCTGCAGTAACCAGTTCAGCAAGGTGGTGTGCACCCGCCGGGGCCTCTCGGAGGTCCCTCAGGGTATTCCCTCCAACACCCGGTACCTCAACCTCATGGAAAACAATATCCAGATGATCCAGGCTGACACCTTCCGACACCTCCACCACCTGGAGGTCCTGCAACTGGGCAGGAACTCCATCCGACAGATCGAGGTGGGGGCCTTCAACGGCCTGGCCAGCCTCAACACCTTGGAGCTGTTCGACAACTGGCTGACAGTCATCCCAAGTGGGGCCTTTGAGTACCTGTCCAAGCTGCGGGAGCTCTGGCTCCGCAACAACCCCATAGAAAGCATCCCCTCGTATGCCTTTAACCGGGTGCCCTCCCTCATGCGCCTGGACTTGGGGGAGCTCAAGAAGCTGGAGTATATCTCTGAGGGGGCTTTTGAGGGACTGTTCAACCTCAAGTACCTGAACTTGGGCATGTGCAACATTAAAGATATGCCCAATCTCACCCCCCTGGTGGGGCTGGAAGAGCTGGAGATGTCAGGGAACCACTTCCCTGAGATCAGGCCTGGCTCCTTCCATGGCCTAAGTTCCCTCAAGAAGCTATGGGTCATGAACTCACAGGTCAGCTCGATTGAGCGGAATGCTTTTGATGGGCTGGCCTCGCTTGTAGAACTCAATTTGGCTCACAATAACCTCTCCTCTTTGCCCCATGACCTCTTCACCCCACTGAGGTATCTGGTGGAGTTGCACCTGCACCACAATCCTTGGAACTGTGATTGTGACATCCTGTGGCTAGCCTGGTGGCTACGGGAGTACATACCCACTAACTCCACCTGCTGTGGCCGTTGTCATGCTCCCATGCACATGCGAGGCCGCTACCTGGTAGAGGTGGACCAGGCCTCTTTCCAGTGCTCCGCCCCCTTCATCATGGATGCACCTCGGGACCTCAACATCTCTGAGGGTCGGATGGCAGAACTAAAGTGTCGGACTCCCCCTATGTCCTCCGTGAAGTGGCTGCTGCCCAATGGAACAGTGCTCAGCCATGCCTCCCGTCACCCACGGATCTCTGTCCTCAATGATGGCACCTTGAACTTTTCCCATGTGCTGCTCTCAGACACTGGGGTATACACGTGCATGGTGACCAACGTGGCAGGCAACTCCAATGCCTCGGCCTACCTCAACGTGAGCACGGCCGAGCTCAACACCTCCAACTACAGCTTCTTTACCACAGTCACAGTGGAGACCACCGAGATCTCGCCTGAGGACACCACCCGCAAGTACAAACCTGCACCTACCACGTCCACTGGTTACCAGCCGGCGTACACCACCTCTACCACGGTGCTCATTCAGACCACCCGTGTGCCCAAGCAGGTGGTGGTACCCACGGCAGAAAATGGCAAGGTACAGACCAGCCTGGATGAGGTCATGAAGACCACCAAGATCATCATTGGCTGCTTTGTGGCAGTGACTCTGCTAGCTGCCGCCATGTTGATTGTCTTCTATAAACTTCGGAAACGACACCAGCAGCGGAGTACAGTCACAGCTGCCCGGACAGTTGAGATTATCCAGGTGGATGAAGACATCCCGGCGGCGGCATCCACAGCAGCAACGGCGGCTCCATCCGGTGTATCAGGTGAGGGGGCGGTAGTGCTGCCCACAATTCATGACCATATTAACTACAACACctacaaaccagcacatggggCCCACTGGACAGAAAACAGCCTGGGGAACTCTCTGCACCCCACAGTCACCACTATCTCTGAACCTTATATAATTCAGACCCATACCAAGGACAAGGTACAGGAAACTCAAATAtga